One genomic region from Halomicrobium zhouii encodes:
- a CDS encoding DNA-directed RNA polymerase subunit H encodes MVDVSQHELVPDHTVVDDEEIEDVLEEYDIKKTDLPKLQRLDPAAPDEASVGDVVRVTRDSRTTDQAVVYRLVVE; translated from the coding sequence ATGGTAGATGTAAGCCAACACGAACTCGTCCCAGACCACACCGTCGTCGACGACGAGGAGATCGAAGACGTGCTCGAGGAGTACGACATCAAGAAAACAGACCTCCCGAAGCTACAGCGACTCGACCCCGCGGCCCCCGACGAGGCCAGCGTGGGCGACGTCGTCAGAGTGACCCGGGACTCGCGGACGACCGACCAGGCAGTCGTCTATCGACTGGTGGTGGAATAG